The DNA segment ACAATGCCCTGGACCGACACATAGAGACGGCCAACAAGAACAAACTCGCCCTTATATGGGAAGGCGAACCGGGCGATACCCGCAAATATACCTATTTTGAACTCTACCGGGAAGTGAATCGCTTTGCCAACGCCCTGCGATCCCTTGGTATTCGCAAAGGTGATCGGGTGGTTATCTACATGTCACCCCTCCCTGAAACCGTCATAGCCATGCTGGCTGCCGCAAAGATAGGTGCAATACACTCCGTGGTCTTTGCCGGATTTTCAGCCAAGGCACTGCGCCAACGAATAAACGACGCACAGGCTAAGCTTCTGATAACAGCGGATGGATTTTACCGAAACGGCCAGATCTCCAGTCTCAAGGAAACAGCGGATCAAGCACTGGTCGGAGCCTGTACCGACTGTGTGGAATCCATGGTTGTTGTCCGGCGCTGCAACATCGCACTGGACATGATCGACGGACGAGACTTTTATTATGATGAACTCATCCGCCAGGAAAGCAACGAAGCTCCGACTGAAGTAATGGATGCGGACGACCCTCTTTTCCTGCTCTATACCTCCGGCACCACAGGAAAACCCAAAGGGGTCATACACTCTCACGCGGGCTACATGGTCGGTGTCCACCGGACCCTGACCACGGTTTTCGACATCAAACCCACCGACATCTTCTGGTGCACCGCTGATCCCGGCTGGGTCACCGGACACTCTGCCGGAGTCTACGGTCCGCTCATGGCCGGGACCACTTCAGTCATGTACGAAGGGCACCCCAACTACCCCCAAGCCGACCGGCTTTGGGCTATTGTGGCAAAATACGGCGTAACCATTTTTTATACCGCACCGACCATGATCCGCATGCTCATGCGCTTCGGTGCCCAGTACCCCAAGACCCACGATCTCTCCAGTCTGCGCCTGCTCGGCTCCGTCGGCGAACCCATTTCCCCGGAAGCGTGGACCTGGCTCTACAGAAATATCGGCCGCTCGGAATGCCCCGTGCTCGATACATGGTGGCAGACCGAAACCGGTATGTTCATGATTTCCCCCATGCCCATCTCCCTGCTCAAACCCGGATCAGTGACCAAACCGCTGCCCGGAATCGTTGCCGATGTGGTGGACAGAAACGGCACCCCTGTCCCGCCCGGCAAGGGAGGCCTGCTCGTCATCTCCCAACCCTGGCCCGCCATGATGACAGGTCTGTGGAACGATGATGACCAGTATAAACAATACTGGCAACAGATTCCCGGCGTCTACTACGCTGGCGACGTCGCCCGAAAGGACGAGGATGGATATATCTGGATTCAGGGCCGTGCAGATGACGTCATCAACATCGCCGGACACCGTATCGGCTCCGCAGAACTTGAAGCGGCATTCGGAACCCACCACGCCGTCTGCGAATGTGCGGTGATCGGCATACCCGACCGTATCAAGGGAGAGTCCGCCAAAGCTTTCATCCTTCTCAACCATGGTATCACCCCCGACGACGATCTCATAAAAGACCTCAAGAAGACGCTCTGGAACGAGCTTGGTCCTGTGGCAGTCATCAAATCCATCGAATTCCGGGAATCTCTCCCCAAAACCCGTTCAGGCAAGATCATGCGACGCGTGCTCAAAGCCGAGGAACTCGGTCTGGACTCGGGAGACCTGACAGGCTTGGCCACGGATTAAAAGATCCGCAAAGCACCAGGAATACCTGACTGATGAGCAAAAGAAATAAACTCACCCAAGGCGACCGAATCAAAAATTTTACCCCGGCATCCAAGCAGGTTGAGCTATTCCCAACAACCAACTCATCCTGCGGCCCTTTCGGGTAAGTCTCTTCCATTCAAATTCTCTCGCCCCCCCTCTTTGCCCACAAAACCCTGCACCACTGCCCTCACGTCTTCCCTTCTATTTGTATGTACAAACAACACTTTTTATCCCTTGCCGGGAGCTTCTGATTTTCGAAAACATCAAACTCAGGAAGGGGAGAGGCAAAAGTCGCGGATCGTTGCGTATCGAATATTTTTCTTGGAAAGCCCAAGATCAATGTATCGGGAAGCAAGCTCATTGGCGTGGCCCATCAACTCCCCTTGATACCGTCGGGGAACGTCAAGACAAAGGGATGAATGAGAGCCAAGTTCGTTTATTTGGATTCGGATAAGCTCATAGAGAGCACGACCACGCGCCGACTGCCCGAGGGCCGGATGCCATGGCCCAGCGAGGATATGCTCGGCGAGGCTCCCTTCCGGCGGCAGGCCGAGGCGAATGACCCGAACCCCTTTTTCCCAAAAAAGAAGCAAGGCAGCGGCCAATTCCTCTTTTGCCCTCTCCAGGTGCCATGGGTGGAATTCGCCGTGTTCCCAAAGGGTCGCCAGGGGAGTATCCCGAATGACGAGGCAGGGGTAGACACGAGCCACATCCGGCTTCAGCGATGCCGAGACCTGTGCGTCATGCAGAAAAACACCGGGACGATCTCCAGGCAGCCCAGGCAGGAGTTGAATACCGAGGCGCAACCCCGCGCTACGGACCTGTGAACACG comes from the Pseudodesulfovibrio piezophilus C1TLV30 genome and includes:
- the acs gene encoding acetate--CoA ligase, producing MDQSGALDNLLQEERVFRPLPQLVIEANVNPQELEAARTSARMDPLGYWEEAADELDWFKKWDQVLDDKDAPFYKWFVGARCNIVYNALDRHIETANKNKLALIWEGEPGDTRKYTYFELYREVNRFANALRSLGIRKGDRVVIYMSPLPETVIAMLAAAKIGAIHSVVFAGFSAKALRQRINDAQAKLLITADGFYRNGQISSLKETADQALVGACTDCVESMVVVRRCNIALDMIDGRDFYYDELIRQESNEAPTEVMDADDPLFLLYTSGTTGKPKGVIHSHAGYMVGVHRTLTTVFDIKPTDIFWCTADPGWVTGHSAGVYGPLMAGTTSVMYEGHPNYPQADRLWAIVAKYGVTIFYTAPTMIRMLMRFGAQYPKTHDLSSLRLLGSVGEPISPEAWTWLYRNIGRSECPVLDTWWQTETGMFMISPMPISLLKPGSVTKPLPGIVADVVDRNGTPVPPGKGGLLVISQPWPAMMTGLWNDDDQYKQYWQQIPGVYYAGDVARKDEDGYIWIQGRADDVINIAGHRIGSAELEAAFGTHHAVCECAVIGIPDRIKGESAKAFILLNHGITPDDDLIKDLKKTLWNELGPVAVIKSIEFRESLPKTRSGKIMRRVLKAEELGLDSGDLTGLATD
- a CDS encoding elongator complex protein 3, producing MQHKILFSHPEPEPIPGAIWPVFLPFAGCPYRCVYCAQDKQTGKAEAELAGALHSLKQDLEEALSEGRGPYELAFYGGTFTAMPAPWPEAFLAVAEHYRNRGLISHVRCSTRPDCVDEDSLAQLRTQGLDMVELGIQSFDDAVLAQSGRGYSGDRAMQACSQVRSAGLRLGIQLLPGLPGDRPGVFLHDAQVSASLKPDVARVYPCLVIRDTPLATLWEHGEFHPWHLERAKEELAAALLLFWEKGVRVIRLGLPPEGSLAEHILAGPWHPALGQSARGRALYELIRIQINELGSHSSLCLDVPRRYQGELMGHANELASRYIDLGLSKKNIRYATIRDFCLSPS